The DNA segment GTTTCCATTTCTAAACTGAAAAACGTAAGGATCATTACTTTCTTTAAATTCATCAATAGAACCCGCCCATCTGAATTTACCTCCATAAAGTATCACAACTTTTTCTGAAGTCCTTTCTATAGTACTAAGAACATGACTAACTACAATAGATGATCCATTTGCTTTATTATTTGTCTTATTGATTAAATCTTCAATTCTTGATGAAGCAATGGGATCAAGTCCAGCGGTAGGTTCATCAAAAAGTAATAATGGCTTATTTTTTTTATCTAAGTCTTGTTCTGTTATTAATGCTCTAGCAAAACTTACTCTTTTTTGCATACCGCCACTTAATTCATTTGGAAGTTTTTCCTCAACATCAAATAAACCCACCTCTTGTAAACATTCTCTAACTATTTCTCGAATAGATTGTTTGGATAAATTTTTATTTCTTTGAAGTATAAATCCTACATTTTCTTCAATAGTTAAAGAGCCTAATAAAGCTGGATTCTGAAAAACTAATCTTACATCCGGAGGATGAGTTTGATCTAATCTTAGGTAAGTTTGTTTTTCCCCAAATATGCTTAATTCCCCCTCATTAGGTAAAATTAAACCTGCTAATATTTTTAATATAGTTGATTTTCCAGAGCCTGATGGACCAATAATTGCTAATTTTTCTCCCTCATTTAGTTTTAAATTGACTTTGTCTAGTACATTTTGATCCCCCCAACTAATGGAGAGATTATTGGTTTCTACAGCAGGTTTTGAATTTTTCAAAATTTATAGATTGCAATTTGTCTTTAAATACATATTGCCTACTTTTTAAAAATAAAAAAAGGATGTATGTATTTGATTTATAATTAGTTTAAATATAAACATAAATTTTGAAAAAAAATTTAGAGGGATTTTGATGAAGAAGAGGAAAAAAAGAGTAAAGAGAACTTTATCTTATTTTAAAAAATCAAATTTAGGATTGATAAATAGGATTATAAGAATTTTAAGTTGGCTCTTACCGGGACTGGTAATAAAAAGATGGATGATAACCTCTGCCATTGGATTATTAACTTCATTATTAGGGATTGTAATCTGGACTAATTTAAGGCCCCTTTATTGGTTAATAGCAGTTTTTTTCTGGATAATAGATCAGTTAACAAGTATTTTGCCTATTTCAATATTAGGGCCATTAATATTTATCTTTGGGCTTCTGTTAATTGGAATTGGTCAAAATAGAAGTATCAATTCTATACAAAAAGCGCTTGTCCCAGAGAAGAATACATTTTTAGTAGATGCACTCAGAGTAAAAAGTAAATTAAATAGAGGCCCCAATATTGTTGCTATTGGAGGAGGAACAGGTTTGTCAACCTTATTAAAAGGTTTAAAAAATTATAGTAGTAACATTACTGCAATAGTTACGGTTTCTGATGATGGAGGTAGCAGCGGAGTTTTAAGAAAACAATTAGGTGTTCAACCTCCTGGGGATATAAGAAATTGCTTGGCGGCATTATCAAATGAAGAACCTATATTGACAAGATTATTTCAATATCGATTTTCAGGAGGAAGCGGATTAGAAGGGCATAGTTTTGGTAATCTTTTTTTATCAGCACTAACAACAATTACAGGAAGTTTAGAAAAGGCAGTTCAGGCATCGAGCAAAGTTTTAGCGGTCCAGGGACAAGTTTTACCAGCAACAAATATTGACGTAATGCTTTGGGCAGAACTAGAAGACGGTCAAAAAATATTTGGGGAAAGTAATATAAGCCAATCAAAAAAAATGATTTCTAGGATTGGTTATCTTCCTGAAAATCCATCAGCTCTTCCAAGCGCGCTTGAATCTATAAAAGAAGCAGACTTAATAGTACTAGGACCTGGGAGTCTCTATACTTCTTTGCTACCTAATTTACTTGTCCCAGAAATAGTAGATGCTCTTTTGAAAAGTAATGCTCCAAAAATTTATATAAGTAATTTGATGACTCAACCTGGAGAAACCGATGGACTTGACGTATACCAACACATCAAAGCAATAGAAAAACAATTGTTAAATTTTGGGGTAAAAACCCGAATATTTAATGCAATACTTTCTCAAATTCAATTCGAAAAGTCACCGCTCGTTGATTATTATCAAAGTAGAGGAGCCATACCAGTTGTATGTAATAAAGAAAAATTAATTTCAGAAGGTTATTATGTTTTGCAAGCTCCTCTTTATTCAAGAAAAATTACCCCAACACTTAGGCATGACCCTCGAAGACTTGCGAGGGCAGTCATGTTTATTAATAAAAAATTAAAGAAATTAAATTAATAAATCTAATAGGCATCTTGTAATTCATAAAAGTCAGGTTGAATATAATCTTTTCTTAAAGGCCATCCTCTCCAATCCTCAGGCATCAAAATTCTTTTGGGGTTTGGATGATCTTGAAAGTTGATCCCGTACATGTCATAAGTTTCTCTTTCCTGCCAATCACTCCCTTTGAAAATTTTATAAAGGCTAGGTACAGATAAATCTGAATCTCGATTTAAAAAAACTTTAACTCTAATTTCTTTAATCTCTTCTAATTCTTCAATATCTTGAAGTGAGATTAAATGGTAAAAACTTACAAGACGTTTCCCGGGTCCCTCATCATAACCTCCTTGACACTGTAGGTAATTAAAGCCATATTTTTTTAAAGAAGATATGGCTTCGTATAATTTTTCGGGTTTAACTGAGAGGAGCTCAACACCTATGTGATCGTTTCCTAATGAGTTGTTTGTAATTCCATCTTTATAAAGTCGATTACTTACTATTCCTCTTTGTTCAACTATTTCTTCTGAAGATTTAGATAAATTATTTTGGTCCATTATTTTGTTTCTTCATCAATTAAGTTCTCTTCGATTTTAACTTTTATATTTTCTTCAATCATCTCTAGATCTGAAGACTTAATTGCTTTTTCAGATTTTTTGTTTAAATATTCTCCGGTATTTTCTGAAAAAACAAGTTTCATATCATGTTTGACAGTCAAATACCTGTGAGTTTGTTCAGCTTTATTCCTTTCAAGAATACTTTCATTCCCAACTTTTTTTCTTAATTTAATAACCGCGTCAAAAATAGCTTCTGGTCTAGGAGGGCATCCGGGAAGATATAAATCAACCGGGATTAATTTATCAACCCCTCTTACTGCAGTTGTCGAGTCTGCACTAAACATCCCACCAGTTATTGTGCAAGCTCCCATAGCAATTACATACTTTGGCTCTGGCATTTGCTCATACAATCTCACTAATGCTGGCGCCATCTTCATTGTTACGGTCCCTGCAACAATAAGTAAATCAGCTTGTCTTGGGGAACTTCTAGGTACCAAACCAAACCTGTCAAAATCGAATCTAGACCCTATCAGTGCTGCAAATTCGATGAAACAGCATGCGGTTCCATATAAAAGTGGCCATAGACTACTTAATCTGGCCCAGTTATGAAGATCATCTAAACTAGTCATTATGATATTTTCACTCAAGTCAGTCGTTACTTGTGGAGCACCTAGAGGATTACAGGTTTCTTCTCTAAGCTCTCTAATTGCTTTTGGTGATAGTGAATTGTTCATTTTTTTAACTCCATTCTAAAGCTCCTTTTCTCCATGCATACGCAAGTGCAATAACCAATATTGCGATGAATATGAGAGCTTCAATAAAGGCTAATAAGCCTAATCTATTGAACGCGACAGCCCAAGGATAAAGAAACACCGTTTCTACATCAAATATAACGAATACTAAAGCAAACATGTAGTATCTAATGTTGAATTGAATCCAAGCTCCTCCAATGGGCTCCATTCCTGATTCATATGTAAGTTTTCGCTCACCAGTTCTCCCTTTGGGAGCAACAATTAGGTTGGTAACTAAAGCTAAAATTGGAACTGCAGCAGCAATTATTAGAAAACCTAGAAAATATTCGTAGCCTGGGAGTGAAAACATTTAAAAAAAATAGTGGGAAAATTCGCTTAATTCAGCAAAATCTTTTAGAGTCACTTTAGTTAAATACTAAATCGTGAGTGAAAACATTCAACCATCTTCTGATGATAAACAAATAGTTGAGGATTTAGCTAAGGAAGAATCTTCGGAAAAACTCCCTAAACTTAACAACAAAGAACTTACTATTAATTTAGAACAAAATAGATTCGAATGTAGAAGTTGTGGATATATTTATGATCCTATAGAAGGGAACAAGAAGCTTAATATCCCCAAAAATACTCCTTTTTCATTAATAGACGGTAACATTTTTGCTTGTCCAGTATGCAGGGCAGGTAAAAATTTATATAAAGATATAGGACCAAGAGAAAAACCAAGTGGTTTTGAAGAAAATTTAACTTATGGCTTTGGATTTAATAGCTTGCCACCTGGTCAGAAAAATATTTTAATTTTTGGTGGATTAGCATTTGCCGCGGCATGTTTCCTTTCTTTATACTCTTTGCATTAATATAAGTCCATGAAAAATTTTTTAATTAGCATCCCAAATCTTATTTTATCGCTTACTCTCTGCCTTGTTTTAACCAGCTGTTCCTCAAATGGTGTAAAAATGAGTGAAAGCAGTCCTTGGGAAACAATTCAATTTGAAGATCAGTCAAACGCATTAGACGTGGACTTCATAGATAATAACCATGGATTTCTAGTTGGTTCAAATAGACTGATCATGGAATCAAAAGATGGAGGACGATCATGGGAAAAGAGATCATTAGATATTCCTGCAGAAGAGAATTTTCGCTTGCTTGATATAGATTTTAAAGGTTCTGAAGGCTGGTTAATCGGACAACCTTCTTTGGTAATGCATACTATTGATGAAGGGAAAAACTGGACTAGGTTATCTCTTGGTAAACTTCCTGGCCAACCTTTTTTAGTATCAACTATTAATGAAGGGGTTGCTCAATTAGCAACAACTTCAGCGGCTATTTATGAGACTTCAAATAGTGGTGAAACATGGGAAGCAAAAGTATCAGATCCCTCTGAACAGGGCGGTATAAGAGATTTAAGAAGGACATCTAAAGGAGATTATGTAAGTGTAAGTAGTTTGGGAAATTTTTTCTCTACTCTCGATAGTGGAAGTGATACTTGGATAGCTCACCAAAGAGCAAGTAGTAAGAGAGTTCAAAGTATTGGATTTAATCCAAGTGGGAATTTATGGATGTTATCTAGAGGAGCTGAAATAAGATTTAATGAAGACATTAATGATGTGGAAAAATGGAGCAAACCAATAGTTCCCATTTTAAATGGTTATAATTACTTGGATATGGGTTGGGACCCTGATGGTAATATTTGGGCTGGAGGGGGTAATGGCACTTTAATAGTTAGTAAAGATGATGGTAAGACTTGGAATTCTGACCCTATTGCCTCAGATCTGCCTACTAACTTTATTAAGATTCAATTTCTAGCAAAAGATGAGTTGGATTCTCCCAAGGGATTTATTCTTGGAGAGAGGGGCTATATATTGAAGTGGAATGGTTAATTAAAAAAAATAAAAAAATTCTTAAATTTCTTGTCATTTAACAACTGTCTGTAACCAAGCTGTAAATTTCTCCACAAACATAGTATTTTTCCTTGTAAGATCAAGAAGTAATTAATTGTGATTATGGCCGCAGGTTCAACGGGTGAACGCCCTTTCTTTGAAATAATCACCAGTATAAGATACTGGATTATTCATGCAGTAACACTTCCAGCTATCTTTATAGCGGGATTTCTATTTGTTTACACAGGCTTAGCCTATGATGCATTTGGGACTCCACGCCCTGATAGTTATTTTCAGGCGTCTGAGTCAAAAGCACCTGTTGTAACTCAAAGATATGATGCTAAATCTCAATTAGATTTAAGAACAAAATAATTATGTCAAATTCCCAAGCTCCAATGCAGGCTGTTGAAGTTCGCGTTTATCCTATCTTTACTGTTCGCTGGCTAGCAGTACACGCTCTAGCGATACCTTCAGTATTTTTCTTAGGTGCTATAGCAGCTATGCAATTTATCAGTCGCTAACTTTATCAATCATGCAAGTAAACGAAAATCCAAATAAAGTTCCAGTAGAACTTAATCGTACAAGCCTTTATCTAGGCGTATTATCAGTATTAGTTTTAGGAATTTTATTTTCCAGTTACTTTTTCAACTAAATTAAAATTATGAGTAAATTAAAAGGCCCTGATGGGAGAATTCCCGATAGATTACCTGATGGCAGACCAGCTGTTGCTTGGGAAAGAAGATGGACTGAAGGAACCCTTCCACTTTGGCTGGTAGCTACAGCCGGAGGAATAGCGGTTATTTTTGTATTGGGTATATTTTTCTATGGATCATATCAAGGAGTAGGAGCAGGCTAAAGTATCCATTACTTTTTAGTTGTCTCATATAGTTAATCTAACTCCAATATATGTCTGTTAATATCTTCAGCTTTTCTTTGGTAGAGCTGGGGATATTTTCTTTTGGGGTTATTAAACCATCTTTCAAAGAAAAATGTGATTTGCTTTTAGGTCTATCTCTATCAATAACTTTCGCTATTTCAAAGACAATTTTATTAGCAACTTCAGTATTAGTTCTGAGATTTTCCAAAACCATCTCTACTGATACTTCTTGATGAGTTTGATGCCAGCAATCATAATCAGTAACCATGGATAGTGAAGAATAGGCTATCTCAGCTTCTTTAGCTAATCTTGCTTCAGTGTGATTAGTCATACCTATTATTGAACAACCCCAACTTCTATATAAGTTAGATTCTGCTCTGGTTGAGAAAGCCGGCCCTTCCATTGCTAGATATGTTCCTCCTCTATGTAATTGTCTTCCCCCCGGTA comes from the Prochlorococcus marinus str. MIT 9515 genome and includes:
- a CDS encoding ABC transporter ATP-binding protein, producing the protein MKNSKPAVETNNLSISWGDQNVLDKVNLKLNEGEKLAIIGPSGSGKSTILKILAGLILPNEGELSIFGEKQTYLRLDQTHPPDVRLVFQNPALLGSLTIEENVGFILQRNKNLSKQSIREIVRECLQEVGLFDVEEKLPNELSGGMQKRVSFARALITEQDLDKKNKPLLLFDEPTAGLDPIASSRIEDLINKTNNKANGSSIVVSHVLSTIERTSEKVVILYGGKFRWAGSIDEFKESNDPYVFQFRNGNLNGPMQPKEI
- a CDS encoding gluconeogenesis factor YvcK family protein, coding for MKKRKKRVKRTLSYFKKSNLGLINRIIRILSWLLPGLVIKRWMITSAIGLLTSLLGIVIWTNLRPLYWLIAVFFWIIDQLTSILPISILGPLIFIFGLLLIGIGQNRSINSIQKALVPEKNTFLVDALRVKSKLNRGPNIVAIGGGTGLSTLLKGLKNYSSNITAIVTVSDDGGSSGVLRKQLGVQPPGDIRNCLAALSNEEPILTRLFQYRFSGGSGLEGHSFGNLFLSALTTITGSLEKAVQASSKVLAVQGQVLPATNIDVMLWAELEDGQKIFGESNISQSKKMISRIGYLPENPSALPSALESIKEADLIVLGPGSLYTSLLPNLLVPEIVDALLKSNAPKIYISNLMTQPGETDGLDVYQHIKAIEKQLLNFGVKTRIFNAILSQIQFEKSPLVDYYQSRGAIPVVCNKEKLISEGYYVLQAPLYSRKITPTLRHDPRRLARAVMFINKKLKKLN
- a CDS encoding NAD(P)H-quinone oxidoreductase subunit J; translated protein: MDQNNLSKSSEEIVEQRGIVSNRLYKDGITNNSLGNDHIGVELLSVKPEKLYEAISSLKKYGFNYLQCQGGYDEGPGKRLVSFYHLISLQDIEELEEIKEIRVKVFLNRDSDLSVPSLYKIFKGSDWQERETYDMYGINFQDHPNPKRILMPEDWRGWPLRKDYIQPDFYELQDAY
- a CDS encoding NADH dehydrogenase subunit K, which encodes MNNSLSPKAIRELREETCNPLGAPQVTTDLSENIIMTSLDDLHNWARLSSLWPLLYGTACCFIEFAALIGSRFDFDRFGLVPRSSPRQADLLIVAGTVTMKMAPALVRLYEQMPEPKYVIAMGACTITGGMFSADSTTAVRGVDKLIPVDLYLPGCPPRPEAIFDAVIKLRKKVGNESILERNKAEQTHRYLTVKHDMKLVFSENTGEYLNKKSEKAIKSSDLEMIEENIKVKIEENLIDEETK
- a CDS encoding NAD(P)H-quinone oxidoreductase subunit 3, which translates into the protein MFSLPGYEYFLGFLIIAAAVPILALVTNLIVAPKGRTGERKLTYESGMEPIGGAWIQFNIRYYMFALVFVIFDVETVFLYPWAVAFNRLGLLAFIEALIFIAILVIALAYAWRKGALEWS
- a CDS encoding rubredoxin; its protein translation is MSENIQPSSDDKQIVEDLAKEESSEKLPKLNNKELTINLEQNRFECRSCGYIYDPIEGNKKLNIPKNTPFSLIDGNIFACPVCRAGKNLYKDIGPREKPSGFEENLTYGFGFNSLPPGQKNILIFGGLAFAAACFLSLYSLH
- a CDS encoding photosynthesis system II assembly factor Ycf48, which translates into the protein MKNFLISIPNLILSLTLCLVLTSCSSNGVKMSESSPWETIQFEDQSNALDVDFIDNNHGFLVGSNRLIMESKDGGRSWEKRSLDIPAEENFRLLDIDFKGSEGWLIGQPSLVMHTIDEGKNWTRLSLGKLPGQPFLVSTINEGVAQLATTSAAIYETSNSGETWEAKVSDPSEQGGIRDLRRTSKGDYVSVSSLGNFFSTLDSGSDTWIAHQRASSKRVQSIGFNPSGNLWMLSRGAEIRFNEDINDVEKWSKPIVPILNGYNYLDMGWDPDGNIWAGGGNGTLIVSKDDGKTWNSDPIASDLPTNFIKIQFLAKDELDSPKGFILGERGYILKWNG
- the psbE gene encoding cytochrome b559 subunit alpha, which gives rise to MAAGSTGERPFFEIITSIRYWIIHAVTLPAIFIAGFLFVYTGLAYDAFGTPRPDSYFQASESKAPVVTQRYDAKSQLDLRTK
- the psbF gene encoding cytochrome b559 subunit beta, with product MSNSQAPMQAVEVRVYPIFTVRWLAVHALAIPSVFFLGAIAAMQFISR
- a CDS encoding photosystem II reaction center protein L, translating into MQVNENPNKVPVELNRTSLYLGVLSVLVLGILFSSYFFN
- a CDS encoding photosystem II reaction center protein J; this encodes MSKLKGPDGRIPDRLPDGRPAVAWERRWTEGTLPLWLVATAGGIAVIFVLGIFFYGSYQGVGAG